CAAAAAGGAAGACAACAGATGCAGAGTTACATAGAGCCAGAGAAAAGGCTTTTAGAGAGCTAGACAAGGAGCTTAGATAAGGTCTTCTGGCAGTTTAGCAATGGTAATATCTCTTAACTGCATAAAATGAAGGTCTCGGGAGATCATTTGCAGATTATTGTCTCTGCATAAAATAGCTTGTAAAGCATCTCCTTCAGGCACATTTCTCTGTTTAGCCGTCTTTTTAGCTTCTTCTTTTTGCTCTCGATAGATATGAACTTTCTGGATATTATTTGGCTTGAGCATACTCAAAACAGAGTCTATTTGATCTTGGGTATAATCCAGATCTTTGAATTCTTTAACATTCAAATCGGAATACCCTATCCTGAGATCTTCGTTAAGTATCTTAAGAATCAATTTTAAAGCTGACCCTCCATTCTTACCCCTTTTCTCATGGAAATCTAACCAAATTGAGGTGTCAAAATAAAATCCCTCTGTCATTTAGATCAGCCACGTATCTCTCCTTATATAATTTGCTGATGAAATTGGTTTTCGTTTTGATTCTTGAGTGAAGAAAAAAACAACAATCTTTAAATAAACGCATCCATTCCGCATAAGAAATATGTTTGGGGGAAGCATGGTCAACGTAGACATTGACGAGAAGCTTTACACTGAGATCAACGAGCTTGTTGGAAAAGACAGGCCGCTCAGATGGTCGTGGCAGAACGGAAAAACTTAAATATAACCTAAATAGTGGTTATTATAACCTAAATAGAGGTTATCTAAATGGGCATCCTTGATTTTTTAAGATCAGACAAGAATACGAGGAAGGTATTCGGGAAGAGGG
The Candidatus Nanoarchaeia archaeon genome window above contains:
- a CDS encoding PIN domain-containing protein, translated to MTEGFYFDTSIWLDFHEKRGKNGGSALKLILKILNEDLRIGYSDLNVKEFKDLDYTQDQIDSVLSMLKPNNIQKVHIYREQKEEAKKTAKQRNVPEGDALQAILCRDNNLQMISRDLHFMQLRDITIAKLPEDLI